In Campylobacter vulpis, a genomic segment contains:
- a CDS encoding YceI family protein has translation MKKLLFSSLLATSLLSSALMAKDYVLDKTHTDVGFKIKHLQISNVKGNFKDYDAAIDFDPATYEFKKFEAKVKVASVDTDNKSRDNHLLQDDFFKAKSHPEMTFVMKKYEKTGDNEGKMSGTLTIAGVSKDIVFDTEIGGIAKGKDGKEKVGFTLESEIKRSEFKFAPSTSNLTLGDEVKISVEVEANEK, from the coding sequence ATGAAAAAATTGTTGTTTAGCTCACTCTTAGCAACTTCTTTGCTAAGTTCTGCTCTTATGGCTAAGGATTATGTGCTTGATAAGACTCATACTGATGTTGGGTTTAAAATTAAACATTTGCAAATTAGTAATGTTAAGGGGAATTTTAAGGACTATGATGCGGCGATTGACTTTGATCCTGCGACTTATGAATTTAAAAAATTTGAAGCAAAAGTTAAAGTCGCTTCTGTGGATACGGATAATAAATCAAGAGACAATCATCTTTTGCAAGATGATTTTTTCAAGGCTAAAAGTCACCCTGAAATGACTTTTGTGATGAAAAAATATGAAAAAACAGGCGATAATGAGGGTAAAATGAGTGGCACTTTAACCATAGCTGGCGTTTCTAAGGACATTGTTTTTGACACCGAAATAGGTGGCATAGCTAAGGGTAAAGATGGTAAAGAGAAGGTTGGCTTTACTTTAGAAAGTGAGATTAAAAGAAGTGAATTTAAATTTGCTCCAAGCACTTCAAATCTTACTTTAGGCGATGAAGTGAAAATTAGCGTTGAGGTAGAAGCTAACGAAAAATAA
- a CDS encoding motility associated factor glycosyltransferase family protein, which translates to MLKSEFFDKNIKAMKMSFNAELGKKLGKIKEAKKFDLIFNKDPLNLNIIELKTREKIYENPLKELEEKLKFIDEKRSLNPVLFFYGVGNGFLYKALLQNKTHQKIIVFEKDLELLFLALNLSDFSEDLANNRLIFILNKEMNTNPLRAFQLFQYHMSSLLYRSYFLEIHSIYYEKQRKDILELNRINKNAIIDLSLRNGNDPQDATQGINQFIQHLPKMLTHPTLHNLLDKRQNKAETAIIVATGPSLTKQLPLLKKYAKRASIFCLDASYAILAKENIKPDYVLSLERVEATSKFFDNDFKEFDKDVLFILPTLTHQKTLTYIEKNHREYMLIPRLLPLAQELKLKEFGFSNGWSVAHMAYSIAWALEHKNIILIGQDLAFAKDGTTHSKDYPRGLETAKREIGALMQTELKAYGGKGKVKSTKIWSLFRDFYEQLIYLSKNQCTTYNATEGGARIEGAIEKPFKELCETLLKKDIKKPLPKPKALPRSKQNELMLQSYKKLKSYIKASESLGKECKRLSNQIKTITQGNTQKHSLESVCQNIEAFKNKIGQKRYYYLSEILGPSTFHSESLLSPLYLTSVKNDSDRQNKLVAWIYANEAWVDEIYNLIFMQNGVIKRAIVPLRETLEKRKVL; encoded by the coding sequence ATGCTAAAGAGTGAATTTTTTGACAAAAATATCAAAGCTATGAAGATGAGTTTTAATGCTGAACTTGGCAAAAAACTCGGTAAAATAAAAGAAGCTAAAAAATTTGACCTCATCTTTAACAAAGACCCGCTTAATCTCAACATCATCGAACTAAAAACAAGAGAAAAAATTTATGAAAATCCCCTTAAAGAGCTAGAAGAAAAGCTCAAATTCATCGATGAAAAAAGGTCGCTTAATCCTGTTTTATTTTTTTACGGAGTGGGAAATGGCTTTTTATATAAAGCTCTGTTACAAAATAAAACACATCAAAAAATTATCGTTTTTGAAAAGGATTTAGAGCTACTCTTTCTAGCTTTAAATCTTTCTGATTTTAGCGAGGATTTAGCAAATAATAGACTTATTTTTATTCTCAATAAAGAAATGAACACAAATCCCTTAAGAGCTTTCCAACTCTTTCAATACCATATGTCATCTTTACTTTACCGCTCTTATTTTTTAGAAATTCATAGCATTTATTACGAAAAACAAAGAAAGGACATTTTAGAACTTAACCGTATCAACAAAAACGCCATTATAGATCTCTCTTTAAGAAATGGCAACGATCCTCAAGACGCCACTCAAGGCATTAATCAATTTATCCAGCACCTCCCTAAAATGCTAACACACCCTACCCTACACAACCTACTTGACAAAAGACAAAATAAGGCTGAAACCGCCATCATAGTCGCCACTGGACCAAGTTTAACCAAACAACTTCCCTTACTTAAAAAATATGCCAAAAGAGCCAGTATATTTTGTCTTGATGCAAGTTATGCAATTTTAGCAAAAGAAAACATTAAGCCTGATTATGTGTTAAGCCTTGAAAGAGTGGAGGCGACTAGTAAATTTTTTGATAATGATTTTAAAGAATTTGACAAAGATGTGCTTTTTATCCTTCCCACACTTACGCACCAAAAAACGCTTACTTATATAGAAAAAAATCATAGAGAATATATGCTTATACCAAGGTTGCTCCCCCTAGCACAAGAGCTCAAACTAAAAGAATTTGGCTTTTCAAACGGCTGGAGTGTCGCACATATGGCTTATTCTATCGCGTGGGCTTTAGAACATAAAAATATTATCTTGATAGGACAGGATTTAGCCTTTGCCAAAGACGGAACCACGCACTCAAAAGACTATCCAAGAGGTTTAGAAACAGCTAAAAGAGAAATTGGCGCTTTAATGCAAACCGAACTTAAGGCTTACGGAGGCAAGGGTAAGGTTAAAAGCACGAAAATTTGGAGTCTTTTTAGAGATTTTTACGAACAGCTCATCTATCTTTCTAAAAATCAATGCACGACCTATAATGCCACAGAAGGCGGTGCAAGGATAGAAGGAGCAATAGAAAAGCCCTTTAAAGAACTTTGCGAAACTTTACTTAAAAAAGACATTAAAAAGCCTCTTCCCAAACCAAAGGCTCTCCCAAGAAGTAAGCAAAATGAATTGATGCTACAATCTTATAAAAAGCTTAAAAGTTATATTAAGGCAAGTGAAAGTTTAGGCAAAGAGTGCAAAAGACTCTCTAATCAAATCAAGACAATCACGCAGGGTAACACACAAAAGCACTCCCTTGAAAGTGTTTGTCAAAATATCGAAGCCTTTAAAAACAAAATAGGACAAAAAAGATATTACTATCTTAGTGAAATTCTAGGTCCTAGCACCTTTCATAGCGAAAGTTTGCTTTCCCCACTTTATCTAACTTCTGTCAAAAATGACTCCGATAGGCAAAATAAGCTTGTAGCGTGGATTTATGCTAATGAGGCGTGGGTTGATGAAATTTATAATCTTATCTTTATGCAAAATGGCGTGATAAAAAGAGCCATTGTGCCTTTAAGAGAGACCTTAGAAAAGAGAAAAGTGCTTTAA
- a CDS encoding motility associated factor glycosyltransferase family protein, protein MNLYEKNLKALRNIALKEALSKIKAPKHFKLITGNDALDINLQDLRDNSLLYQNPMQELNEAIKLYNETYPLYPVLYFYGFGNGLLYKVLAQNENHLLFVIFESELEIIYHIFHLVDFSKELEKGKLLFLNPKNDINLEVQALLGEFMPAFYSSKVYFLELHSKYYEKFKENVKQTNEILTLTIKNTISAYGNDPYDALLGIKQHSFNLVEMISHPTIQELHAKRKGKFKSCVIVSTGPSLTKQLPLLKEVQERVVIFAADSAYPILMQNDIVPDYVCMVERPAITAEFFKHDFGNKDDKTIFLLASLVHPNAISYLDARGKNYMLLERLLAFHAFTALKQWGYINETISVAHMALSVASSLDFRNIVFIGQDLAFAKDGSSHAKNYQNGENFESGYYEDEFEVEGYGGGKVKTHFLWYMFKHFLEKHISELAKKYIFFNATEGGVRVQGTIEKPFKECCEEFFTENKNDLEKLESLNEQKQNELLLKSLYKLYQAKKNCLKFRTFLNENLDELNERLKPYANQINPSLLHGGGGGVVLCNKVSNRLCK, encoded by the coding sequence ATGAATCTATATGAAAAAAATTTAAAGGCACTTAGAAACATCGCCTTAAAAGAAGCTTTAAGCAAGATAAAAGCACCAAAGCATTTTAAGCTTATCACAGGAAATGATGCTTTGGATATTAATTTACAAGATTTAAGGGATAATTCTTTGCTCTATCAAAACCCTATGCAAGAATTAAACGAGGCTATAAAGCTTTATAATGAAACTTACCCCCTTTATCCTGTGCTTTATTTTTACGGCTTTGGCAATGGGCTTTTGTATAAGGTTTTAGCACAAAATGAAAACCACCTTTTATTTGTCATTTTTGAGAGTGAGCTAGAAATCATTTATCACATTTTTCATCTTGTCGATTTTTCTAAAGAGCTAGAAAAAGGTAAATTGCTATTTTTAAATCCAAAAAATGATATTAATTTAGAAGTGCAGGCTTTATTGGGCGAATTTATGCCTGCTTTTTACTCTTCTAAGGTCTATTTTTTAGAACTACACTCAAAATATTATGAAAAATTTAAAGAAAATGTCAAACAAACAAATGAAATCCTCACTCTTACCATTAAAAATACTATCAGTGCTTATGGCAATGATCCTTATGATGCTTTGCTTGGCATCAAGCAACATAGCTTTAATTTGGTCGAAATGATAAGCCACCCAACCATACAAGAATTACACGCGAAAAGAAAAGGTAAATTTAAATCCTGTGTGATTGTTAGCACGGGACCAAGTCTTACTAAACAACTCCCGCTTTTAAAAGAAGTGCAAGAAAGAGTTGTGATATTTGCTGCTGATAGCGCTTATCCTATCTTAATGCAAAATGATATTGTGCCTGATTATGTGTGTATGGTGGAGCGTCCTGCGATTACAGCGGAATTTTTTAAGCACGATTTTGGAAATAAAGATGATAAAACCATCTTTTTACTCGCTTCTTTAGTGCATCCAAATGCCATAAGCTATTTGGATGCACGAGGGAAAAATTATATGCTCCTTGAAAGACTACTAGCCTTTCACGCCTTTACCGCATTAAAACAATGGGGTTATATCAACGAAACCATAAGTGTTGCACATATGGCTTTAAGTGTGGCAAGTTCTTTAGATTTTAGAAATATCGTTTTCATAGGGCAAGATTTAGCCTTTGCTAAAGACGGAAGCTCTCACGCTAAAAATTATCAAAATGGAGAAAATTTTGAAAGCGGATATTATGAAGATGAATTTGAAGTAGAGGGCTATGGCGGAGGAAAAGTGAAAACCCACTTTTTATGGTATATGTTTAAGCATTTTTTAGAAAAGCATATCAGTGAGTTGGCGAAAAAATATATATTTTTTAACGCCACCGAAGGGGGCGTTAGGGTGCAAGGGACGATAGAAAAACCCTTTAAAGAATGTTGCGAGGAATTTTTTACAGAAAATAAGAACGATTTAGAAAAACTAGAAAGCTTAAATGAGCAAAAGCAAAATGAATTACTTCTTAAAAGCTTATATAAACTTTACCAAGCTAAAAAAAATTGCTTAAAATTTAGAACATTTTTAAATGAAAATTTGGACGAACTTAATGAGCGTCTAAAGCCTTACGCAAATCAAATCAATCCTAGCTTATTGCACGGGGGGGGGGGGGGGGTAGTATTATGCAACAAAGTATCGAACAGATTATGCAAATAA
- a CDS encoding motility associated factor glycosyltransferase family protein: MNLIKNIKALKQSNPSLNLPQKQDKFEFDESLNPCFKEGKIYQNVKEELSSKLIFLKTHYAHYPVLYFYGFGNGTLYKILCQTQDKIIVFEEDLELLSLVFSFIDFSEELLSKKLILITNLKELDELFEDELIQTSYKIYTLFSHSPFYKNENFELLHRKIKEHFDFLLLQKGNDPEDTLTGMKHTLINLKTMLEKPKFKDFLKTYRFKNQNAIIVSTGPSLTKQLPLLKEVQEKAVIFAADSAYAILKKEGIRADFVFSLERLELTSEFFNQNFNEFDENVLFIITSLTHPNTLKYLKNQNFLLVLRPFYFEKALKCDEFGYLGVGASVANMAYECAAALRFENIIFIGQDLAYDDMGLSHEKSYTLLSYHKNDFQNDKDKFLCEAYGGQGLAQSSLAWTLFRLGLQEDILNAKKLNINTYNATQGGARIEGTCEKSFAWCCENLFKAPKKKLPIKSVKISTTNALLSLKNLLEKGEKFEAKLETILRDLEQALNEKQNLEYFLHSLEKLSKEFKEQGICTDLFLALLFDLESERLKLRAENADILTNLKTQKGYFAKLLRLLKKQNALLKEHNESI; the protein is encoded by the coding sequence ATGAATTTAATCAAAAATATCAAAGCTCTAAAACAAAGCAATCCCAGTCTAAATTTACCTCAAAAGCAAGATAAATTTGAGTTTGATGAAAGCTTAAATCCCTGCTTTAAAGAGGGTAAAATTTATCAAAATGTCAAAGAAGAATTAAGCTCCAAGCTTATTTTTTTAAAAACACATTACGCACATTATCCTGTGCTTTATTTTTACGGCTTTGGTAATGGCACACTTTATAAAATTTTATGCCAAACACAAGATAAAATCATCGTTTTTGAAGAGGATTTAGAGCTTTTAAGCCTTGTTTTTAGTTTTATAGATTTTAGCGAAGAACTTCTTAGCAAAAAACTTATTTTAATCACAAATTTGAAGGAGCTTGATGAGCTTTTTGAAGATGAGTTAATCCAAACAAGCTATAAAATCTACACCCTATTTTCCCATAGTCCCTTTTATAAAAATGAAAATTTCGAGCTTTTACACCGCAAGATAAAAGAACATTTTGACTTTTTGCTTTTGCAAAAGGGTAATGACCCAGAAGACACACTCACAGGTATGAAGCACACGCTTATTAATCTTAAAACTATGCTTGAAAAGCCTAAATTTAAGGATTTTTTAAAGACCTACCGCTTTAAAAATCAAAATGCTATTATCGTTAGCACAGGACCAAGTCTTACTAAACAGCTTCCGCTTTTAAAAGAAGTACAGGAAAAAGCCGTGATTTTCGCCGCAGATAGTGCCTATGCTATCTTAAAAAAAGAGGGTATAAGGGCGGATTTTGTTTTTTCTTTAGAAAGATTAGAATTAACAAGCGAATTTTTCAACCAAAACTTTAATGAATTTGATGAAAATGTCCTTTTTATCATCACTTCCCTTACTCACCCAAACACCTTAAAATATCTTAAAAATCAAAATTTCCTCCTTGTTTTGCGACCCTTTTATTTTGAAAAGGCTCTAAAATGCGATGAATTTGGCTATTTGGGCGTGGGAGCTAGTGTGGCAAATATGGCTTATGAGTGTGCAGCAGCGCTTAGATTTGAAAATATCATCTTTATAGGACAGGACTTAGCCTATGATGATATGGGACTTTCGCACGAAAAAAGCTATACCTTACTTTCCTACCATAAAAATGACTTTCAAAACGATAAAGATAAATTTTTATGCGAGGCTTATGGTGGGCAGGGTTTGGCGCAAAGCTCTTTAGCTTGGACTCTTTTTAGACTAGGACTGCAAGAAGATATATTAAACGCCAAAAAGCTTAATATAAACACTTACAATGCCACGCAAGGAGGTGCTAGGATAGAGGGAACTTGCGAAAAAAGCTTTGCTTGGTGCTGTGAAAATTTATTTAAAGCACCAAAGAAAAAACTCCCCATAAAAAGCGTAAAAATATCCACTACAAACGCTCTTTTAAGCCTTAAAAACCTCCTTGAAAAAGGAGAAAAATTTGAAGCTAAACTTGAAACAATTTTGCGTGATTTAGAACAAGCTCTTAATGAAAAGCAAAATTTGGAATACTTTTTGCATAGTTTAGAAAAATTAAGCAAAGAATTTAAAGAGCAAGGAATTTGCACCGATTTATTCTTAGCCTTGCTTTTTGATTTAGAAAGTGAAAGATTAAAGTTAAGAGCAGAAAATGCCGATATTTTGACAAATTTAAAGACACAGAAAGGCTATTTTGCCAAGCTTTTAAGACTTTTAAAAAAGCAAAATGCACTTTTAAAGGAACATAATGAATCTATATGA
- the pseI gene encoding pseudaminic acid synthase has product MFIKDFDTTKSVFIIAELSANHSGSLDLALKTIQAAKKAGANAIKIQTYTPHSLTLDSDKEDFIIKGGLWEGRRFFELYEKAQTPYAWHSQLFEAAQDAGLICFSSPFCEEDLNFLRRFDPPAYKISSFEANDEHFVRLVAREKKPTFVSTGVVDESEISRICEIFKEEQNENLCLLKCTSAYPAKLEDMNLNALLNLKQFGYEVGLSDHSKGHLAASLAVALGARVIEKHFMLDKNVISEDSAFSLDFEEFSALVKMIRNAELCLGKKDLNLDEKSLENRRFARSLYACKDIKKGEIFTKENVKSVRPSFGLHPKFYPQILGKKAKRNIAFATPLNEEDL; this is encoded by the coding sequence ATGTTTATTAAAGATTTTGACACCACAAAAAGTGTTTTCATCATTGCAGAGCTTTCGGCAAATCACTCAGGAAGTCTTGATTTAGCGCTTAAAACCATACAAGCCGCCAAAAAAGCGGGAGCAAACGCCATTAAAATTCAAACCTACACGCCCCACAGCCTTACCTTAGATAGTGATAAAGAGGATTTCATCATCAAAGGAGGACTTTGGGAGGGGCGGAGATTTTTTGAGCTTTATGAAAAGGCACAAACGCCTTATGCGTGGCATTCCCAGCTTTTTGAAGCGGCACAAGATGCAGGACTTATATGCTTTTCTAGCCCTTTTTGCGAAGAGGATTTAAATTTTTTACGCCGTTTTGACCCACCAGCTTATAAAATCTCCTCTTTTGAGGCAAACGATGAGCATTTTGTGCGTTTAGTAGCAAGAGAGAAAAAGCCCACCTTTGTTTCAACAGGAGTTGTTGATGAAAGTGAAATTTCAAGGATTTGTGAAATTTTTAAAGAGGAACAAAATGAAAATTTATGCCTTTTAAAATGCACTTCCGCCTACCCAGCCAAGTTGGAAGATATGAATTTAAACGCCCTTTTAAACCTTAAACAATTTGGCTATGAAGTGGGATTAAGTGATCATAGCAAAGGACATTTAGCAGCAAGTTTAGCGGTGGCTTTGGGAGCTAGGGTGATAGAAAAACATTTTATGTTGGATAAAAATGTCATCAGTGAGGATAGTGCTTTTAGCCTTGATTTTGAGGAATTTAGTGCCTTAGTCAAAATGATAAGAAATGCCGAACTTTGCTTAGGAAAAAAAGATTTAAACTTAGATGAAAAAAGTTTAGAAAATAGGCGTTTTGCGAGAAGTTTATATGCGTGTAAGGACATTAAAAAAGGCGAAATTTTTACAAAAGAAAATGTCAAATCCGTGCGACCTAGCTTTGGTTTGCACCCTAAATTTTATCCTCAAATTTTAGGCAAGAAAGCCAAAAGAAATATAGCATTTGCCACGCCTTTAAATGAAGAGGATTTATAA
- the uvrC gene encoding excinuclease ABC subunit UvrC has protein sequence MLEKDLMSLPESAGIYQYFNQEGKLLYVGKAKNLKKRVKSYFSFNPLRANAKNSLRIQKMISEAAHLKFISTKTEANALILENSLIKQLHPKYNILLRDDKTYPYIYVDLSEKFPRFELTRKIIKKPKIKYYGPFFRGAKELLNALYLYYPLKQKKNCKKLCIFHQISRCGGVCENLISEENYKEILANATKALLNPSILIKNLEQAMLKYAHNENYEEAAKIRDEINAIKALETKVQIDLARLEDFEIFALAIKNGICSTLRFIIQEGKIISTHSKIHILKEKEIYTNEIYKQVLLENFSQDTPLVSNRIYTYEDFEDRELLEELLSERFAKKIRIQVPQKGEKRKICDLAFENALLNIEIHLKNNDLSLMEELKHYFELENLPHCIEIYDNSHLQGVAKVGAMVCFKNGKWEKQHYRKFHLQEASDYEQMKEVLIRRTKDFESFAPPDLWLIDGGKALLDLACSIIASSGANVDVLAIAKEKIDSKAHRSKGSARDKIHSKRGEFLLKTEDKKLQFLQKLRDEAHRFALSFHKNTKKKQDLKSSKLLNLGISEGYLQKLLAFYGDFESIYKANYEELKMLTNAKIAQKIKDTQ, from the coding sequence ATGCTTGAAAAAGATCTTATGAGTTTGCCAGAAAGTGCAGGGATTTATCAATATTTTAACCAAGAGGGAAAACTCCTTTATGTCGGTAAGGCTAAGAATTTAAAAAAACGCGTTAAAAGCTATTTTAGCTTTAATCCTTTAAGGGCAAATGCTAAAAATAGTCTAAGAATTCAAAAGATGATTAGCGAAGCAGCACATTTAAAATTTATTAGCACAAAAACAGAAGCTAATGCCCTGATTTTAGAAAATTCTCTCATCAAGCAACTCCACCCAAAATATAATATTTTATTAAGAGATGATAAAACCTATCCTTACATTTATGTGGATTTAAGTGAAAAATTTCCCCGTTTTGAACTCACGCGTAAAATTATTAAAAAACCTAAAATTAAATATTATGGACCCTTTTTTAGAGGTGCTAAAGAGCTTTTAAATGCTCTTTATCTTTACTATCCTTTAAAGCAAAAGAAAAATTGTAAAAAACTTTGTATTTTTCATCAAATTTCAAGGTGCGGTGGGGTGTGCGAAAATTTAATAAGTGAAGAAAACTATAAAGAAATTTTAGCAAATGCCACAAAAGCTCTTTTAAATCCTAGCATTTTAATCAAAAATTTAGAACAAGCTATGCTCAAATACGCTCACAATGAAAATTACGAAGAAGCCGCTAAGATTCGCGATGAGATTAACGCCATAAAAGCCCTAGAAACAAAAGTGCAAATTGATTTAGCACGCCTTGAGGATTTTGAAATTTTTGCTCTTGCGATTAAAAATGGCATTTGCTCCACTTTGCGTTTCATCATACAAGAGGGTAAAATCATTAGCACTCATTCAAAAATTCACATTTTAAAAGAAAAAGAAATTTATACAAATGAAATTTATAAACAAGTGCTTTTAGAAAATTTTAGTCAAGATACCCCACTCGTCTCAAATCGAATCTATACTTATGAGGACTTTGAGGATAGGGAGCTTTTAGAAGAATTGTTGAGCGAAAGATTTGCTAAAAAAATTCGCATTCAAGTCCCACAAAAAGGTGAAAAAAGAAAAATTTGCGACCTTGCCTTTGAAAATGCTTTGCTTAACATTGAAATTCATCTTAAAAATAATGATTTAAGCTTAATGGAGGAATTAAAGCATTATTTTGAACTTGAAAATCTGCCTCATTGCATAGAAATTTACGATAATTCTCACTTGCAAGGCGTAGCAAAAGTAGGTGCTATGGTGTGTTTTAAAAATGGTAAGTGGGAAAAGCAGCATTACCGCAAATTTCACTTGCAAGAGGCGAGTGATTATGAGCAAATGAAGGAAGTTTTGATAAGAAGAACTAAGGATTTTGAAAGCTTTGCTCCACCTGATTTATGGCTCATAGATGGAGGTAAAGCCTTGCTTGATTTAGCGTGTAGTATTATTGCAAGTTCGGGTGCAAATGTCGATGTTTTAGCCATAGCTAAGGAAAAAATCGATTCTAAGGCACACCGCTCAAAAGGAAGTGCTAGGGATAAAATTCATTCAAAAAGAGGGGAGTTTTTACTTAAAACAGAGGATAAAAAGCTACAATTTTTGCAAAAATTAAGAGACGAAGCACATCGCTTTGCCCTATCTTTTCATAAAAATACTAAAAAAAAGCAGGATTTAAAAAGCTCAAAACTCCTTAATTTAGGCATTAGTGAGGGATATTTACAAAAACTACTTGCTTTTTATGGAGATTTTGAAAGTATTTATAAGGCAAATTATGAGGAACTAAAAATGCTTACAAATGCAAAAATAGCTCAAAAAATTAAGGATACGCAATGA
- the guaA gene encoding glutamine-hydrolyzing GMP synthase — protein MMNDLILVLDFGSQYTQLIARRLREYGVYTEIVPYFEKLESIKAKNPKGIILSGGPASVYEEGAYKPDSRVFELGIPVLGICYGMQYIAHFFGGSVVRAQAQEFGKAVLEISDLSVELFKSVKQDSIVWMSHADKVESLPSDFVELAKSGNTHYCAIADFKRQIYALQFHPEVVHSECGREILKNFAVGICGADTSWNMRNFAEAEIVKLREKVLRDSKVLCAVSGGVDSSVVATLLYRAIGENLIPVFVDTGLLRNGEREAVEAMFRENLKVPLIVADAKELFLGRLKGVTDPEQKRKIIGETFIEVFEKEAKKHNTKGEIKFLAQGTLYPDVIESVSVKGPSKTIKSHHNVGGLPEWMKFELIEPLRELFKDEVRALGRELGMPESMLMRHPFPGPGLAIRIMGEVNAADLELLKEADSIFIEELHKWGLYDSVWQAFCVLLNVRSVGVMGDNRTYDNTICVRAVEAMDGMTASFSHLPHAFLESVSNRIINEVAGINRVVYDITSKPPGTIEWE, from the coding sequence ATGATGAATGATTTAATTTTAGTGCTTGATTTTGGCTCACAATACACACAACTTATTGCTAGAAGATTGCGTGAATATGGCGTTTATACCGAGATTGTCCCCTATTTTGAAAAACTAGAATCTATCAAAGCGAAAAATCCTAAGGGAATCATTCTTAGCGGGGGACCTGCTAGCGTGTATGAAGAGGGGGCTTATAAGCCAGATTCTAGGGTATTTGAGCTAGGAATCCCTGTGCTTGGAATCTGCTATGGTATGCAATATATTGCGCATTTTTTTGGCGGAAGTGTGGTAAGGGCGCAGGCACAGGAGTTTGGCAAGGCGGTGCTAGAAATAAGCGATTTAAGTGTAGAGCTGTTTAAGAGCGTGAAGCAAGATTCTATCGTATGGATGAGCCACGCCGATAAGGTAGAATCTCTGCCTAGTGACTTTGTAGAACTTGCTAAAAGTGGGAATACGCATTATTGTGCTATTGCAGATTTTAAACGGCAAATTTATGCTTTGCAGTTTCACCCAGAAGTGGTGCATAGTGAGTGTGGTAGGGAGATTCTAAAAAACTTTGCTGTTGGGATTTGTGGGGCGGATACAAGCTGGAATATGCGGAATTTTGCGGAAGCTGAGATTGTGAAACTGCGTGAAAAGGTGCTTAGGGATTCTAAGGTTTTATGTGCTGTGAGTGGTGGAGTGGATTCTAGTGTCGTGGCGACTTTACTTTATCGTGCCATAGGGGAGAATCTTATCCCTGTTTTTGTCGATACCGGGCTTTTAAGAAATGGCGAGAGAGAAGCGGTAGAAGCGATGTTTAGAGAGAATCTAAAAGTGCCTTTGATTGTAGCAGATGCAAAAGAGCTATTTTTAGGAAGGTTAAAGGGAGTAACAGACCCAGAACAAAAGCGAAAAATCATCGGTGAAACTTTCATAGAAGTCTTTGAAAAAGAAGCTAAAAAACACAACACAAAAGGCGAGATAAAATTCCTAGCTCAAGGCACACTCTACCCTGATGTCATAGAATCTGTAAGCGTAAAAGGACCAAGCAAAACGATAAAAAGCCATCATAATGTCGGCGGACTGCCTGAATGGATGAAGTTTGAACTCATCGAGCCTTTGCGAGAGCTGTTTAAGGACGAAGTAAGGGCGTTGGGGCGGGAGCTTGGTATGCCTGAATCTATGCTTATGCGACACCCATTCCCCGGACCCGGACTTGCCATACGCATTATGGGCGAGGTGAATGCGGCGGATTTAGAGCTTTTAAAGGAAGCGGATTCTATCTTCATAGAAGAGCTGCATAAATGGGGCTTGTATGATTCTGTATGGCAGGCATTTTGCGTGCTTTTAAATGTGCGAAGTGTAGGCGTAATGGGCGATAACCGCACTTATGACAATACTATTTGCGTGAGAGCAGTGGAGGCAATGGACGGAATGACAGCGAGTTTCTCACACTTACCCCACGCATTTTTAGAATCTGTCTCAAACCGCATAATCAACGAAGTAGCAGGGATTAACCGCGTAGTCTATGACATCACTTCAAAACCCCCGGGGACCATTGAGTGGGAGTAG